A genomic region of Christiangramia sp. OXR-203 contains the following coding sequences:
- a CDS encoding glutamine synthetase III — protein sequence MSTLRFQALKETLNRKPVKIKEPRRRSEIFGKNVFNETVMRQFLTKEAYTNVVEAMNTGKKIDRNVADHISTGMKEWAISKGVTHYTHWFQPLTGATAEKHDSFFEPLGDGSAIEKFGGGQLVQQEPDASSFPNGGIRNTFEARGYTAWDPTSPAFIWGTTLCIPTVFVAYTGEALDNKTPLLRALQAVDNAATDVAKYFDKNVKKVNATLGWEQEYFLIDSALTASRPDITLTGRTLLGHSPAKGQQLDDHYFGSIPSRAIAYMMDLEIECMKLGIPVKTRHNEVAPNQFELAPVFEEANLSVDHNSLIMDVMKRVGERHNFSVLMHEKPFAGINGSGKHNNWSLATDTGVNLLSPGSTPMKNLQFLTFFVNTIKAVYDNEELLRAAIASASNDHRLGANEAPPAIISVFIGSQLTKVLDELEKVTDGKLSPQEKTDLKLNVVGKIPEILLDNTDRNRTSPFAFTGNKFEFRAVGSLANCAGAMTVLNSIVAKQLKEFKVEVDKLIKDKKMKKDDAVFNVLREYIKKSKKIRFEGDGYGEPWEKEAEKRGLSNNRTTPLALKAQVSKKTIALYKELGVMNETEIEARHEIELEEYAMRIQIEGRILGDIARNHIIPTSIRYQNILIKNVRGLKDIYADDFARHAKEQLEIIESISSHIASINSNVNAMIEARKIANKLEDAEEKAFAYCDDVKPYFEEIRYHCDKLELLVDDEIWPLAKYRELLFTR from the coding sequence ATGTCAACTTTAAGATTCCAAGCTTTAAAAGAAACATTGAACAGGAAGCCGGTGAAGATCAAGGAACCTCGTAGAAGGTCTGAAATTTTCGGAAAAAATGTTTTCAATGAAACTGTAATGAGACAGTTTTTAACCAAAGAAGCGTACACGAACGTCGTGGAAGCTATGAATACCGGGAAGAAAATAGATCGCAATGTAGCCGATCATATTTCTACCGGAATGAAGGAATGGGCGATCTCTAAAGGAGTTACTCATTATACTCACTGGTTCCAGCCTCTTACGGGAGCAACTGCAGAGAAACATGATTCTTTCTTTGAGCCTTTGGGTGATGGGTCGGCAATCGAAAAGTTTGGTGGAGGACAGCTTGTTCAACAGGAACCAGATGCATCAAGTTTCCCGAATGGTGGAATTAGAAATACTTTTGAAGCTAGAGGTTATACAGCATGGGATCCTACTTCTCCAGCTTTTATCTGGGGGACCACATTATGCATTCCAACAGTATTTGTAGCTTACACAGGAGAGGCACTTGATAATAAGACACCATTACTCAGAGCTTTACAGGCAGTTGATAATGCAGCTACAGATGTTGCAAAATACTTCGATAAGAACGTTAAGAAAGTAAACGCGACTTTAGGATGGGAACAGGAGTATTTCCTGATTGATTCTGCACTTACAGCTTCAAGACCTGATATTACTTTAACCGGAAGAACATTATTAGGACATTCTCCAGCGAAAGGTCAGCAATTGGATGATCACTATTTTGGTTCTATACCTTCAAGAGCGATCGCTTATATGATGGATCTTGAGATCGAGTGTATGAAGCTTGGTATTCCGGTTAAAACCCGTCATAACGAGGTAGCACCAAACCAATTTGAGCTTGCTCCAGTTTTTGAAGAAGCTAACCTTTCTGTAGATCACAATTCATTGATCATGGATGTGATGAAGAGAGTTGGTGAAAGACATAATTTTAGCGTATTAATGCACGAAAAACCATTTGCCGGAATTAACGGTAGTGGTAAACATAATAACTGGTCATTAGCGACAGATACCGGAGTAAACTTACTATCTCCAGGTTCTACGCCAATGAAGAACCTTCAGTTCCTTACATTCTTTGTAAACACGATTAAAGCGGTTTATGATAATGAGGAATTATTAAGAGCTGCGATTGCAAGTGCTTCTAATGACCACCGTCTTGGAGCTAACGAGGCCCCACCAGCAATCATTTCAGTATTTATTGGAAGTCAGCTGACTAAAGTTCTTGATGAACTTGAAAAAGTGACTGATGGTAAACTCTCTCCTCAGGAAAAAACAGATCTTAAATTGAATGTAGTTGGGAAGATTCCTGAAATTCTTCTTGACAATACTGATAGAAACAGAACTTCGCCATTTGCCTTTACAGGGAATAAATTTGAATTTAGAGCAGTTGGTTCTCTTGCGAACTGTGCTGGGGCGATGACCGTACTTAACAGTATCGTAGCTAAGCAGCTTAAGGAATTTAAAGTTGAGGTTGATAAACTTATCAAGGACAAAAAGATGAAGAAAGACGATGCCGTCTTTAATGTCCTGAGAGAATACATTAAAAAATCTAAGAAAATTAGATTTGAAGGAGATGGATATGGTGAGCCATGGGAAAAAGAAGCAGAGAAACGTGGACTTAGTAACAACAGAACTACGCCACTAGCTTTAAAAGCTCAGGTAAGCAAGAAAACAATTGCCCTTTACAAGGAACTTGGGGTAATGAATGAGACTGAGATCGAAGCAAGACACGAGATCGAGCTTGAAGAGTACGCGATGAGAATTCAGATTGAAGGACGTATCCTTGGAGATATCGCCAGAAATCACATCATACCAACTTCGATAAGATATCAGAATATCCTGATCAAGAATGTACGCGGATTGAAAGATATTTATGCTGATGATTTCGCGAGACACGCTAAGGAACAATTGGAAATTATAGAAAGCATTTCTTCTCATATTGCCAGTATCAATTCTAATGTGAATGCGATGATTGAAGCGAGAAAAATTGCCAACAAACTAGAAGATGCTGAAGAGAAAGCATTTGCCTATTGTGATGATGTGAAACCTTACTTCGAAGAAATTAGATATCACTGTGATAAATTAGAGTTATTGGTAGATGATGAAATCTGGCCATTAGCTAAATACAGAGAATTACTTTTCACAAGATAA
- a CDS encoding adenine phosphoribosyltransferase, which produces MELKNYIREIENFPKEGIGYKDISPLLLDHKAMKEVVVNFIGKLPDAKIDKVVGMESRGFFFASLLAQELKAGFVPVRKPGKLPAKTFKQEYDLEYGSDSLEIHQDAIQEGENVLIHDDVLATGGTALATCKLVEKCKGNIVQCNFLIELDFLNGRDRISNYEVESLIHY; this is translated from the coding sequence ATGGAATTGAAGAATTATATACGCGAGATCGAGAACTTTCCGAAGGAAGGAATAGGATATAAAGATATAAGTCCGCTCTTGCTGGATCACAAGGCTATGAAAGAAGTTGTTGTAAATTTTATTGGCAAACTTCCAGACGCAAAAATAGATAAGGTGGTAGGAATGGAGTCCAGGGGATTCTTTTTCGCCAGTCTGCTGGCACAGGAACTAAAGGCAGGCTTCGTTCCGGTTAGAAAGCCGGGTAAACTACCTGCTAAAACTTTCAAGCAGGAATATGATCTGGAATATGGAAGTGATAGTCTTGAAATTCATCAGGATGCGATCCAGGAAGGTGAAAATGTGCTAATTCATGATGATGTCCTTGCAACCGGAGGAACAGCTCTGGCCACCTGTAAACTTGTGGAAAAATGCAAAGGCAATATTGTGCAGTGTAATTTCTTAATAGAACTTGATTTTCTTAACGGGAGAGACCGGATTTCTAATTATGAGGTAGAGTCACTAATACATTACTAG
- a CDS encoding ATP-dependent Clp protease adaptor ClpS, with translation MSTKEEVLEQVDLKTQKQRENEIVLYNDDYNTFDHVIETLIYACEHTPEQAEQCSILVHYKGKCTVKTGPYDELKPRCSKLLDAGLSAEIV, from the coding sequence AGGTTGACCTGAAAACGCAAAAACAGCGTGAAAACGAAATCGTTTTATATAATGATGATTACAATACCTTTGATCATGTAATCGAAACATTGATCTATGCTTGTGAACATACTCCAGAACAGGCTGAGCAATGTAGTATTCTGGTTCATTACAAGGGAAAATGTACTGTAAAAACCGGTCCATATGATGAATTGAAGCCAAGATGCTCCAAACTATTGGATGCAGGATTGAGTGCTGAAATCGTGTAG
- a CDS encoding M57 family metalloprotease, which yields MKKITLLTLSMGVLFFASCEKEDVSEISPETAKVQEDQISKEVLKRISDLHFNSKHVEKQMMMLPDGSSIENYLIEGDIAMTKDQLFSMSASSITDKQYRTNNLVSSPRTVNVIGYTGGSQALSSKQRTALQYAIGNYNALDLGITFTLTFGTNYQPYDIVVYQTNNGQAGGVAGFPSNGNPYKYVQIFSGMQNYDTNTNEHVMTHEIGHAVGLRHTDWFSRQSCGQSGESAGADGAVHIPGTPTGFDSNSIMLACFGGNEDGEFGYYDTVALNYLY from the coding sequence ATGAAAAAAATTACACTACTTACCCTATCCATGGGAGTATTATTCTTTGCTTCCTGTGAAAAAGAAGATGTTTCAGAAATTTCTCCAGAAACTGCCAAAGTTCAGGAAGATCAGATATCCAAAGAGGTTCTTAAGAGAATTTCCGATCTCCATTTCAATTCAAAACATGTTGAAAAGCAAATGATGATGCTTCCCGACGGAAGCTCTATCGAAAATTATCTTATCGAAGGTGATATTGCCATGACTAAAGACCAATTATTTAGTATGTCCGCGTCTTCTATCACAGATAAGCAGTATCGAACCAACAACCTGGTGAGCTCACCTCGTACTGTGAACGTAATTGGGTACACCGGAGGAAGTCAGGCTTTATCCAGTAAACAGAGAACTGCCTTACAGTATGCAATTGGTAATTACAATGCGCTGGATCTTGGAATTACCTTTACACTCACTTTCGGAACTAACTACCAGCCCTACGATATCGTAGTTTACCAGACCAACAATGGTCAGGCAGGAGGAGTTGCAGGATTTCCTAGCAATGGAAATCCATATAAATATGTACAGATTTTCTCAGGTATGCAGAACTACGACACTAACACTAATGAACATGTGATGACTCACGAAATTGGTCATGCAGTAGGATTAAGACATACAGATTGGTTTAGCCGCCAAAGCTGTGGACAAAGTGGAGAATCTGCAGGAGCTGATGGTGCAGTCCATATTCCAGGTACGCCTACAGGCTTTGATTCGAATTCTATCATGCTGGCTTGTTTTGGTGGGAACGAAGACGGAGAATTTGGATATTATGATACCGTTGCCCTAAACTACTTATACTAA
- a CDS encoding DUF2461 domain-containing protein → MDFKKMFTFLRDLNKNNSKEWMDEHRKEYYHIRDSYILWLNELDIKLANIDEDYAPTEGKKAINRINNNLMFHPNKPIYKDHFGAGLDDKPEKGDFYIHIGINGSFVAGGFYRPKKSILDSIRSSIDYNGAEFKEIIEKNSFVETFGGLVHDEKLKTAPKGFDKDHQHIELLRNKTFAVQVDLTQKQILKNDFQEKLIEIYREMLPFRKYLNKAITV, encoded by the coding sequence ATGGATTTTAAAAAAATGTTCACTTTTTTAAGAGATCTGAACAAGAATAATTCGAAAGAGTGGATGGACGAACATCGTAAAGAATACTATCATATTCGCGATTCATACATCTTATGGTTAAATGAGCTTGATATAAAATTGGCTAATATTGATGAAGATTATGCACCAACAGAAGGTAAGAAAGCAATCAACAGGATCAACAATAACCTGATGTTTCACCCTAATAAACCAATATACAAGGACCATTTTGGCGCAGGTCTGGATGACAAGCCTGAAAAAGGAGATTTTTATATTCATATAGGGATCAACGGAAGCTTTGTAGCCGGCGGATTTTACCGTCCCAAAAAATCCATACTTGATAGTATACGTTCATCTATCGATTATAATGGTGCCGAGTTTAAAGAAATTATCGAAAAGAATTCATTTGTGGAAACATTCGGCGGACTTGTACATGATGAAAAGCTTAAAACCGCACCCAAAGGCTTTGACAAGGATCATCAACATATTGAACTACTGCGGAATAAAACTTTTGCTGTTCAGGTTGACCTCACTCAAAAACAAATTCTGAAGAATGATTTTCAGGAAAAACTGATAGAGATCTATAGGGAGATGCTACCTTTCCGCAAATATTTGAACAAAGCAATTACAGTTTGA
- a CDS encoding calcium/sodium antiporter — translation MSVVFLIVGFVLLVIGGEFLVRSSVAISLKLSISRMVVGLTVVSFATSAPELLVSLQAAIDGFSDISLGNVIGSNIANIGLVLGLTAMVSPLMVDRDFYRINWPIMMLFSIVLYFFLQSGDVLSRIEGGILLLGLVGYMFLLIKRSRRKDNVVADEVDLSLQDVRSIKLGIWLLIGIFALWGGSELLVMGAVDLATQLGISERVVSVTIIAVGTSVPELAASLIAAMKKEKAISLGNLIGSNIFNIASVLGLTALIKPVVVQSSEILSNDMIWMLAIAFALLPLLLIPKPSEMGRKEGFGLIAAYATFILITIL, via the coding sequence ATGAGCGTTGTATTTCTAATTGTTGGCTTTGTCCTTTTGGTAATAGGAGGAGAGTTTTTAGTTCGAAGTTCTGTAGCAATTTCACTAAAACTCAGTATTTCCAGGATGGTTGTAGGTCTTACGGTGGTTTCCTTCGCTACTTCAGCTCCAGAACTTTTGGTGAGTCTGCAGGCAGCTATTGATGGTTTTTCAGATATTTCTTTAGGTAATGTAATAGGTTCTAATATCGCTAATATTGGTTTGGTTCTGGGATTAACGGCCATGGTTTCTCCCTTAATGGTCGATCGTGATTTCTATAGGATCAACTGGCCAATAATGATGTTATTCTCCATAGTACTCTATTTCTTTCTCCAAAGTGGAGATGTATTATCACGTATAGAAGGTGGAATTCTCTTACTCGGACTTGTAGGATACATGTTTCTACTAATTAAAAGGTCAAGAAGAAAGGACAATGTGGTTGCAGATGAGGTAGATCTGTCTTTACAGGATGTTCGAAGTATCAAATTAGGAATCTGGCTGTTAATTGGAATTTTTGCTTTATGGGGAGGATCAGAATTACTCGTCATGGGTGCAGTAGATCTTGCCACTCAATTAGGTATTAGCGAACGAGTAGTTTCTGTGACTATCATCGCTGTTGGAACGAGCGTTCCAGAGCTGGCAGCTTCCCTGATCGCCGCAATGAAAAAGGAGAAAGCAATTTCGTTAGGGAATTTAATTGGCTCCAATATTTTCAATATCGCTTCAGTTTTAGGTTTAACCGCTTTAATCAAACCTGTAGTCGTGCAATCTTCAGAAATTCTTTCGAACGATATGATCTGGATGCTGGCAATCGCATTTGCCTTATTGCCACTATTATTAATTCCGAAACCTTCAGAAATGGGAAGAAAAGAGGGATTTGGTCTTATTGCCGCTTACGCTACGTTTATCCTGATCACAATTCTATAG
- a CDS encoding SsrA-binding protein has translation MKKSIFKALAKFNKKFLPSYSKKELDLQKASKVQMAIIGWRLWVTKNSLD, from the coding sequence ATGAAAAAGTCAATTTTCAAGGCGCTTGCTAAGTTCAACAAGAAATTTTTACCTAGTTACTCCAAAAAAGAATTGGATTTACAAAAAGCTTCAAAAGTCCAGATGGCTATTATAGGCTGGCGCCTATGGGTTACTAAAAACTCGCTGGACTAG